Within Synergistaceae bacterium, the genomic segment GTGAAGGTTGATCGAATATCGGGCCTCGTCCCTGAGTTGAGCCAACTTGTCAAGGTGGTTTTCGAGCGTGAGTTGTGACGCTTCGATCACAGGCGCCCGGAGCTCAGCAATTCTTGCCGTAATCTTGCCGTCGTCCATCATCTCTTTTGCCTTACGGTTCACGGTCGCTGCTTTCATTCTTTATGCTTTTCCTTTATGCTTTTCGTGCGCTCGGCAAAGATTGCTTCGAGGTCCTCTGTTGGGGTAGAAATTGTCTGAATTGTCGTGCTCGATTTAATCGAGCCTATACGCTATCTGATAAATTTATCAAATAGTTCCACAGACGCCACACTGGCCTCAAATTTGAGGTCAGCTGTCCAAAATTGGCTACCCAAAATTGGGGAGCGAAAACTTGAAAAGTTGTCTGAAAATTCTCGCCACGCCAACTTTGGATTGGCTGTTTTTTGTTGATGGGGCGTTTCCCGAATTTCGCTCCTGAAAAATCAGGAGCGAAAAATCGAGTTGGTAACGGTTGTCACGCTACCAAGCGCAATCTGTCGCAATCCACGCCACGTTGACTTCCACAGAGAACTCGCAATGGGATAGGAGGACGCTCCAAAATTGGAGAGTCGAAAAAACTGGATCGGCTTCCACAGAAAGGAGGTGAATACGTTTCGACTCCTTTGGACTTTCTTGTGTTTGACCGTTCGGTCCCTTATCCCGCTGACCCGATTCCCTGGTTTGTGCCTACCCTCTGGTTGTCAAGGTTCGTTTTTTATTTGTTATTTCTTATTTGCAAAATAGTATATTCCTTTTTGGCAAATCACAATAGACAAAAGTCCCTATTTTAATTTGTCAAAAATGAATTATCATAAGTTTAGGAGGTGGTTCAAGTGCCGAGATGGACAGATAAAAATCGTAACCCCTTGGGAAAACTGCGTTCTGGAGCAGGTTTATCGCAAGCAGAGGTGTCTGTGAAACTAGGGATTGGAATACATTCAGTAGTAAGGTATGAATCAGGGATTAGTGATCTAACAATACGGCTTGCCGAACAAATGTCGGCGCTTTATGGTGTTCCTTTTGAGGAAATACGAAAGGCCGTTGCAGAAACTGAGAGGCCAAAAAGCAAACACAAGAATCGAATCTTGAACAAAAGCGACAGAGAAGAGGAGCCAGCATGACAACGGCGACAATGGAACGACAAAATTTGCATCAGGTAATAGACACGCTTTCAGACGATGCTGTAGCGGAAATCAGCCGTTATGTGGTTTCTCTTCGAGAAATTCCGAACGCGAGAACGCGAGAATCAATGCAAGAACTGTCAGAGGGGCGGCCCTTTTTTTAGGGCTCCCCAAATCCAATAATCATCATCTCTGTGGGTATTGATCGAGGAGTGGAGGAACGCCACCTGAGATGGTATCATTGGATAATGCCTACTGTCCCCAATTTT encodes:
- a CDS encoding helix-turn-helix domain-containing protein — encoded protein: MPRWTDKNRNPLGKLRSGAGLSQAEVSVKLGIGIHSVVRYESGISDLTIRLAEQMSALYGVPFEEIRKAVAETERPKSKHKNRILNKSDREEEPA